The Mesorhizobium sp. M1D.F.Ca.ET.043.01.1.1 genome contains a region encoding:
- a CDS encoding glutamate-5-semialdehyde dehydrogenase — MLKQHEKSGEDTVALMADIGRRARAAARPLAIATTAAKNAALVAMAEAILRNEQAILDANAIDVSNGDESGLSGSFMDRLKLTPSRIKAMAEGTREIAALKDPVGDVIAEWDRPNGLHIERVRTPLGVIGVIYESRPNVTADAGALCLKAGNPVILRGGSDSLNSSSAIHACMVEGLKAAGLPEDAIQLVPTTDRAAVGEMLKGLDGNLDVIIPRGGKSLVGRVQSEARVPVFAHLEGICHLYVDRSAKLDMAVRIVVNAKMRRTGVCGAAETLLVDRAVASTHLVPILEALRAAGCEIHADAEVMKAFSDASAATDADWVTEYLDAIIAVKLVDGVAGAIEHIETFSSHHTEAIVAEEARAVEKFFNEIDSAILLHNASTQFADGGEFGMGAEIGIATGKMHARGPVGVEQLTSFKYRVRGSGQVRP; from the coding sequence ATGCTGAAGCAGCATGAAAAATCCGGGGAAGACACGGTGGCGCTGATGGCCGATATCGGCCGCCGCGCCCGCGCCGCCGCCCGACCGTTGGCCATTGCCACCACCGCCGCCAAGAACGCCGCGCTTGTCGCCATGGCCGAAGCCATTCTTCGCAACGAGCAGGCGATCCTCGACGCCAACGCAATCGACGTCTCGAATGGCGACGAATCCGGCCTTTCCGGTTCCTTCATGGACCGGTTGAAACTGACACCGTCGCGCATCAAGGCAATGGCCGAGGGCACCCGCGAGATCGCAGCGCTCAAGGATCCCGTCGGCGACGTGATTGCCGAGTGGGACCGGCCGAACGGGCTGCATATCGAGCGCGTGCGCACGCCGCTCGGCGTCATCGGCGTCATCTATGAAAGCCGGCCGAACGTGACGGCCGATGCCGGCGCGCTCTGCCTGAAGGCGGGAAATCCGGTGATCCTGCGCGGCGGCTCGGATTCGCTCAATTCGTCGTCGGCTATCCATGCCTGCATGGTCGAAGGGCTGAAGGCCGCCGGCCTGCCCGAGGATGCCATCCAGCTGGTGCCGACCACCGACCGCGCCGCGGTCGGCGAGATGCTCAAAGGTCTCGACGGCAATCTCGATGTCATCATCCCGCGCGGCGGCAAAAGCCTGGTCGGGCGCGTGCAGAGCGAGGCGCGCGTGCCGGTGTTCGCCCACCTCGAAGGCATCTGCCATCTCTATGTCGACCGCTCGGCCAAGCTCGACATGGCGGTGAGGATCGTCGTCAACGCCAAGATGCGGCGCACCGGCGTGTGCGGCGCGGCCGAGACGCTGCTGGTCGACCGCGCGGTTGCCTCCACGCATCTGGTGCCGATCCTCGAGGCGCTGCGCGCCGCCGGCTGCGAGATCCATGCCGACGCCGAGGTGATGAAAGCTTTCTCGGATGCCAGCGCGGCGACCGATGCCGACTGGGTGACGGAGTATCTCGACGCCATCATCGCGGTGAAGCTGGTCGACGGCGTCGCCGGCGCGATCGAGCATATCGAGACCTTCTCGTCGCACCACACCGAGGCGATCGTTGCCGAGGAAGCGCGCGCGGTCGAAAAATTCTTCAACGAGATCGACTCGGCGATCCTGCTGCACAACGCCTCGACGCAGTTCGCCGATGGCGGCGAGTTCGGCATGG